In one window of Macadamia integrifolia cultivar HAES 741 chromosome 2, SCU_Mint_v3, whole genome shotgun sequence DNA:
- the LOC122093072 gene encoding ribosomal RNA small subunit methyltransferase-like, giving the protein MAGGKMRKEKPSRAATNYHLQGGIPFHKSKGQHILKNPLLVDTIVQKAGIKSTDIILEIGPGTGNLTKKLLDAGKSVIAVELDPRMVLELQRRFQGPYSNRLKVIQGDVLKCDLPYFDICVANIPYQISSPLTFKLLSHRPAFRCAVIMFQREFAMRLVAQPGDNLYCRLSVNTQLLARVSHLLKVGKNNFRPPPKVDSSVVRIEPRKPLPPVNFKEWDGLIRLCFNRKNKTLGSIFRQKSVLSLLEKNYKTLQALQLSQKGSSEDTDIAKDMSVLVDANEDMNMEMEDGKEDEDMEMEDGDAGMEGSDFKDKVLGILKQGGFEEKRSSKLTQVDFLYLLSLFNKAGIHFS; this is encoded by the coding sequence ATGGCGGGGGGAAAGATGAGGAAGGAAAAACCTTCCCGAGCTGCAACAAATTATCATCTCCAAGGAGGCATTCCTTTCCACAAATCAAAAGGACAGCATATCCTCAAGAACCCTTTACTCGTCGACACTATAGTTCAGAAAGCAGGAATCAAGAGCACAGATATTATCCTTGAGATTGGTCCTGGTACTGGTAACCTCACAAAGAAGCTACTCGATGCTGGTAAGTCGGTGATCGCTGTTGAATTGGATCCTCGTATGGTTCTCGAGTTGCAGCGTCGATTTCAAGGACCTTATTCCAATCGATTGAAGGTAATCCAAGGAGATGTGCTCAAGTGTGATCTACCCTACTTTGATATCTGTGTGGCAAACATTCCTTATCaaatttcttctcctctcaCTTTCAAATTGTTGTCACATCGACCAGCCTTCAGGTGTGCTGTGATTATGTTTCAAAGGGAATTCGCCATGAGACTTGTTGCTCAACCTGGAGATAATCTCTACTGTCGCCTTTCGGTGAACACGCAACTCCTGGCTCGTGTTTCCCATCTCCTTAAAGTGGGGAAAAACAACTTTCGTCCCCCACCTAAAGTAGATTCTTCTGTTGTTAGAATTGAGCCAAGGAAACCACTTCCCCCAGTGAATTTCAAGGAGTGGGATGGATTAATCAGGCTTTGTTTCAACCGAAAGAACAAAACCCTAGGTTCAATTTTCAGGCAGAAGAGTGTTCTCTCTTTGCTGGAAAAGAACTACAAGACCTTACAGGCACTGCAGCTTTCACAGAAAGGGTCTTCAGAGGATACAGATATAGCTAAGGATATGTCTGTTTTGGTAGACGCTAATGAGGACATGAATATGGAGATGGAGGATGGGAAAGAGGATGAGGACATGGAGATGGAGGATGGTGATGCAGGAATGGAGGGGTCTGATTTCAAAGATAAGGTTTTGGGTATATTGAAACAAGGAGGTTTTGAGGAGAAGAGGTCCTCCAAGCTTACACAAGTGGATTTCCTGTACCTGCTTTCCTTGTTTAACAAGGCAGGCATTCACTTCTCATGA